Below is a genomic region from Ancylothrix sp. D3o.
AGGATACGAGATAGGCGCTTGCTCAAACATAAATATTATGTGTTGATCCAAGGGTGAGCGCTTAATGCAAATGTCTGTGATTAAAATTGTAAGGGGAATGGCTCAATAGCACGGTTGCTACGCCTTGGGCGCAGTTTCATAAGTTAAGCTAAGGTGCTGCTTGCAGGAAACGTTTATTTAAAAATTAGTAGTTTTAGATATAAAGAGGACGATCAGCGTGCTGTATCTAGCGGAAGTAAAAATACAAAAAGGCGGTGTCTTTGGTGGGAGTAAGGCTCAACTGAAACTGCTGGCCTGCCAGCGGGGTGAGCAGAGTTGGACTGCTGTACCAGGGGAAGAGGTGATTGATGCTGATGAGGCCGGCAAGTTTGAAAATGGAATGTTGGTTCTGGTTGACTTGAGTGCTAACAAGCAAGTACAGCGTCAACCTCAAGAAGCGGCGCGCCAGTTGGTGAGTATTTTGCAAAATTTCTCGCGGCTTCAGGATAAGTTTAAAACTCAGGAAGAGGAAATTGAGCAGTGGAAGCAATCACTGACTTATCAAAGTCAGGAACTCAACCGGCGCGAGATGGAGTTGCAGGCGCAAGAAGAAGAAATTGGCCAAATGCAGGGGGAGTTTGAGCGTTTAGAGCAAACTCGTCAAGAAATTGATAGTGCGCGGGACCAAGCAAACCAGTTACAGGCGGAGTTGGAGCAAAAACGGCAAGAGTTAGAGAATTCTTGGCAGCAGTTGAATGGTGAACGCCAGCGCTTAAATGAGCAGTTACAGGAAAATTCGGGAAGAAGTTTAGATGAGGAGCAGTCGCGGTATATTCAAGAGTTGATTGAGCATTTGTCTGGGGCGATTCCTCCTACGACGGCGGTGCGTGAGCAGCTTAATCGCGGGTTGGAAATGTTGTCGCTTTCTCAGTCGGTTTTAGACCAACATTGGCAAAATCTTGAGTCTTTCCGGGGACAGGCTCAGCAGTTACAGTCGGAGGTTGACCGGCATCTTTCGGAATTTAACGACCGAGAACGAGATTGCAATTCTGTTCGCGCATCGTTGGATCAAGCGCGGATGGCGTTGAAGGTGCAGGAAAATACTATGCGTTTGAAGGAAGATTACGCTCAGGCGCTTGGGTTGCGTTTGCAAACTCAGGAGGAATTGCACAGTACAATTTACAAGTTTGTTGATACTTCTGATAAGGTGAGTATTAGCCCGAAGGTTGATGTGGAGGCGCTTGAGAGAATGGCGCTCGATGAGTTACAGGGTTTGGTGCAGCAACTTCAGCAGACTTTGGAAAAGGATATTCCGTTTGTGAATGACCAGCAGGATGAGTTGCGCTCTTCGCGTGAGACGATTGATGAGTTGCAGGTTAAGTTGGGCCGGGTTAGTGATTATGAGCGCCGGTCTGTTGAGGAGGAGTTGGCGGATGAGCAAGACCGTTATGAGATGTTGAATAAGACGGTTGAGGGGCAGTTGCGTATTATTCGGGAGCGTAAGGAAATTTTGGCACAACATGAGGGGGTTTTATCGCGCCGTTTGGGTAGGCCGATGAGTTCGCTTTCTGATAGCCAGTTGGATTTTGCGCCGATTTTGAATGTGGTTGAGGCTCAACGTCAGCAAATGGCTGAGGAGTTACAGGGACTTGAGCGGGAAATTGAACAGATGCGCCAAAGTATTCAGCAGGCTCAGGGAATGATTGAGCACCAGGCGGGGGATACTTCTCGCCAGGAAGCCGAGTTAAGGCAATTGGAGGAGGCTTTGGTTTCTCGTCGGACGGCGGCGGCTCAGATGTGGGGTAAGGTGGGTTTGTATGAGGAGATGTTGCAGCCGGTGCAAGAGCGTTTAAATGAGGTTCGTTCGTCTTTGGAAGGGGCAGCAGGTAATCTCAATCATGTTCAAGAAATGGGCGATTATCAATTACAATTAATTGCTCAATTGCGTCAATTTATGCAGGGTTTGATGGGGGAGGTGTCTTAATAAAAATTGGGTTTTTGGGTGATTTTTCGGAGATTGCTAAAGTAGGGGATGTGAAGGAATGCAGGCTAATAATTTTAGGGGCATAAATTGTTTTTAAATTTGGCGGATTTCTATCCATTCTCCACATACTTCGGCATAACTTCCCCCCGGAAATGGATCGCTGCGAGAACGATTAGGTGCTGTTATTAACGCGGTTAATTTTTCGACTTGCTCGAAGTTGGGGGCGGTGGGGAGTATTTCAACTAAAAGCCGGTGTATAACTCGTCTTTGAATGGCAAGATGTGCTGTTTTTAATAACCGGCGATTAATAGCAATTTTTGATAGAAATTCAACATCATCTGATTTTTGTACTATGGCTTTTTCATAAAAATCACCGCACTGCTGTTCGAGATATTCAACATCAGCGCGTAACAATTCTGCGGTTTGACAGAGGTGTTTTTCTACTTGCGGGTTAAAGGTTTCTAAAAGCGGCAATAACTCTAAGCGAATGCGATTACGGGTATAATTTGTATCTTGATTCGTGGAATCTTCCCAAACTTTGATATTATTTTCTTGGCAAAATTGGCCGGTTTGCACTCTGGAAACTTCCAGCAACGGACGCACTAAATCAATTTTGTTTTCTAGGTCAGATAAAACCGGCATTGATCTTTTCCAACTTAAAGCCTGCAAACCTTCTGCACCACTACCACGCATTAAATTGTAGAGTAAAGTTTCGGCGCGGTCGGTGCAGGTGTGGCCGGTTACTATCAAATTATAGTTATTTTTTGTACAAATAGCGCCCAAAGCTTGATAACGCCAGGATCTTGCTGCTGCTTCGGTTTTAGGTATTTGTTGGGCAACTTCCAAAAAAAACGAAACTTGCAAATTTTTTGCTAACTCTGCCACATATTCAGCATTAGCCGCCGAGTCAATACGCCAGCGGTGATCGCAATGAGCAATAGCTAAATCCCAATTCCATTTTGGTTGTAAATCTAGCAACATTTGCAGCAGACAAAGTGAATCTTGACCCCCTGAAACAGCGACCAAAATTCGACTATTTCTAGGGAGGAGTTGCCGGGTTTTTAAAGTGCGGTGAATTTGAGCGTGTAGGGATGTCCAAGACATTTGGGTTAAATATAAAAACTTTATTGGTGAAAATGTAACTGGTGAAAAAGTCAAAAATAGTCTCTTCACCAGTCACAAGTCACGAGTTTAGAAAAACCAACCGTAAGAGTGTAAACCTTTACCCAAAATATTGACACCCAAATAACAAATCCAAACCACAACAAAACCGGCCCCCGCTAACAACGCCGGCTTGCGTCCTTGCCAACCTTTGGTAATGCGAGCGTGTAAATAAGCCGCAAATACCAACCAAGTAATTAAAGCCCAGGTTTCCTTCGGGTCCCAACTCCAATAAGAACCCCATGCTTCATTTGCCCAAACAGCACCGGCAATAATACCAATTGTTAGCAAAGGAAACCCTAAACCAATCACGCGATAACTGATATTATCCAGCGTTTCTGCAAGGTTCAGGCGTTGAGGAGAAAGTACCGCAGCGGTGGCCGGTTCAACGGTGAGACGTTCTAAAACTGCGGTGTTGCCGGTATTGTTATTTCCCTCAAAGGCGGCAACTTGAGGGGCAATGTCTTCACCGGCTTTTTGCAACTTATAAGCCGGAGTGCGAAAACCGCCGGTTCCTACCGAAGATCCATGCAATTCGATATTTTGACCTCTGGTGACAACAAGAAAAGCAATAGCCAACAGAGAACCCACCATCAGGGCAGAATAACTGAGCATCATAACGCTGACGTGCATCATCAGCCAGTTAGACTTGAGGGCCGGTACCAGAGGCGCGGAACCTTGCATTTCTGAAGGCAGAGTTAAAGCAGCAAAAGCCGTGATCGCCATTGCCACCGGCGCTGTCGCAACACCAACCAACCGCGACCGGCTCATATTTTCAGCGATCAGGTGAACAGTGGTGATCCCCCAAGTCAGGAAAAACAAAGATTCGTAAAGGTTGCTGAGGGGAAAATAACCAGCCTCTATCCAGCGGGCACCAAGCAAAGCGGCGATACAAAGATTGGCGACAGCCATGCCGGCGGTACCAAGGGCATTAAGATAGGGAATTTGGGGAAATGCTGCGCCTCCCCAGTAAACCAGCATTGTGATAAATAAAACGGCAAACGAGATATTATCTAACCCGTTTTGAAGTGCGACTAAATCCATGCAATGTGTTCTCCGCAGCTTTTTGGTTGAGGCGGGAGGTGTACGATTACACAAGGCTCCCCATCCGGCCAATAAAGTTTTTAGTGTGTGTGGATCTATCCTATCGATTCTGGTGTGCAGAATGTCTAACAAACTTGAGTTTGGGCACAACCGTGAGAAGTTGTTATCTGTAAAAACCTGGTTGCGGTCGTTAACGAATGCGGTAAACTAGCGGGTTGTGTGCGGCATAAATCGAGGCCGGAATGAACAACAAAGGAGAGGTGCCGGTGAATTTAAACGATCTTGTGGAAGACATCCGCTGTTTGGCGCAGGCTTATCAAGGCGATCCAATTGCGGTTTTAGGTGTATTGCGAGTGCTTGAGTCTTTGCATCGGGAAATTCGGGATGGGATGTTTCAAGAGTGCTTGCCAGAAAACCGGCAGCAGCTTTATGCTTTGCTGCGGGATATTGAAGCGGAGGGGGGATGGCCTCATATTCCGCGTATGCGAGTGCAAGCTTTACTGCAAAGCCTGCGGCTCGAAGCAGCAACTCAAGAACCTCCACAAGTAACTATTTTGCCTCAAGAAGAGTAAAGGCGTTGCCGTTGGTGGCGTAAGCTTTGGCTATTGCCAATTTAATCAAGGAGTTTCCATAGGACACCCAATTTTATCCATCGCGTCGGCTCAAATTTTAATACTTGTTTGAAACTGTACAGGCTTTGTTGCAATTGTAATGCAGAGGGCCGGTTTTGGCTTTGGCGCAGCCAGTCGCCTCGATCCAGTGTGCCGGTGATGGTGTAATTGTTAGTGTAATTGTTGGAGGTCGGTTCGCTGTTTTGGGTGGTCGGAGGAATGTTTAGTTCGTGTTCTATGTCTTTTTGATGAGCAATGAGTAAGTCACAGGCGGGACAATACCGGCAAGACTTGTTTAAAATGACTGGATCGCGTTGTTCTATTTCTATCACTAAAGGCACTTTCCGCAGCTTTGTTTTACCGGCACACTTGGGGCAAGCAGAAAATCGCACGTCTGTGTAGGGGTTGAGGAAAAAGAATCTGTAGCGGCGCGGTTGCTTTGGTATTCGTGTCATGGCCCTGGTTCTGTTGCACCATAGTTTTAGATTAGCTTATTTGATAAGCTATGCTGAAACTGTTATTTTTTTTTAATGTGCTGTGGGGGTGCGGCTGAAGAAAATAGCTTTTAGAAATCCAACTTAGAATCACTATTATAGTTTCACCTCTTTAATATTAGCCAAATCAAACAATATACCTACCGGCCTTTCTTCTTCCAGGTTTTCAATATTTCGTTCACACCTAACACCAAATTGACAAATATCACACGCTTTTGATCCTAAATTAATTTGCGGAAAATCTACCCTCATTTCTTGATAGCATTTCAGCCAGCAGGTTAAATTATTCAACAAAACCGTTAAATCTTCGCCTGTTTTTTTATGTTTGGTTTGATTGTAAGCAAACTTCACAAAACCCGGTGTATCTGGTTTATCCAAATTCGCCTTAACAAACCAATAAGTCATCGAAATTTGTTTTGCTGCGTAGTCACTTGTTTCTGCCAAAACATACATATAAAGCCGCGTTTGCCAATCTTTCTCTAACCGGCTTTTATTTTGGGGTACTGGGTAGGTTTTCCAATCAATAATTTTCGCTGTTTTTTCATCTGCCATCAACAAATCATACCGCACCACCAGCAAATACTCCCCGAAATTTAACGTCCGTTGGTGTTCTGCACTGCGAAAAATTTCTCCTTCCTCCTGATTATCAAAAATCTCAGGTGCCGCCGGAATTAAAGCCTCTAAACAGTGCCGTAATTCCGCGTCTTCTTGCAGAAAAGAATCCACCGGCAGTCCTAATTCTCGCTGCTGCATCAATAAGTGAAATCGGCTCCCCCAAGCCAGCTTTTCTTGTTGTTCGGGAGAGGCCGGCGACCCCAATAAATCCAGATAAGTATGTTGAAATTTTCGGGGACAAGTTTCTAGTAAATTTAGCTGCCCTTGAGATAATCGCATAGCTCACATAGCTGTTAAAAAGACGGGGGAATTTGGTAAAAAACTGCGGAATTTTATTACCCATTCCTGTTTTATTATATCAGAAAAACTCACACTTTTGTCAAGACAAAAACACTGCCTTCATTGCCTCTACCAATTCGCAGATCGGCATCTAAATAAGTAATATCTAGCCAGCCTTGCTGTTCGCGGGGTTCGAGTTTAAAATCAAGGGCAACAAACTTTTTATTTTCTTCGATTTCGGCAATATAATTGCTAGGGGATTGATAGCCAATCAACCGCTGTAACCCAACAATAGAACGATTAAATTTCACCTGAACCCGACGATCATTGACTTGTTCAAAACCGGCAACCACACTGATAATACCTTCTAAAAAAGGTACGCCATAAACTTCAGCAATATTATAAACTTTCGATTCATTAACCCGAATAGATTGATAAATTTGGCCTAGTTTGAAAACAGGAAATTGATCAATTCCTAAAAGTCCGCGACTGGTTGTATAAAGTAAGCGCCAATCGCCATTAAGTAAATCTGCGGCTTCCAGAGGACGAGGCGTAGGGTTGCGGTCTTCTAATTTGGCAACCGCTGATAAAATAGCAGTTTTATCGGTTGGTGTTGCCAGTAAACCGCGATTTTTGCCAGCAATGATTCCTAACAATTCAGCTTTGCCAAGCATAGGGGTGACAGAATAAGAATGAAGAATTTTACAAACAGCGACTGAGCGAACAAAGGCTCACCTCAGCCAGAACCCGCCAAAAATGCCGGTGAACTGCACTGATTTTAACGCAAGGTTGTAATATACTGATGGCAGTTGTTAGATGTGGGCGATTTTATTTGCAGGAGTCAAGAATGTATAACCCGTCACTGCGTGAAGAACCTCGCTATAAAATGGCAGACGTTATTCCCGTAAGACAAGAATCTTCTTTGATCGTCTGGCTGGAAAATACCGGACGCATGATTGCCCGCGATGCTTTAGATCAAGACTATCTCGAAGAAGAAGCAGCCGAATTTTCTGAGTTGATGTCAGCAGAGGAAGGCACTTTTGATATCGAAGAAGATGACGATGATGATGAGATCGCACTGGGTGATATCGTCTAATTGCTGATGGTTAATGGGTAATGGGGGTTTTAAAATTACCTATTACCTTTTGCCAATAAGCAATTAAAGTGTTAACCGGAGAGTCGTTCTCAGTCTCAGGATAATTGGTGTGAGGAGTACGAGAGTAAAACCTGTGGACGCAAAATTATTTCCGAGTTCTTCATTGAAACTGTCAGGTACTAATTTGTTTTGGCTGCTAACTACCGGCCTCAGCGCGGCGGTCTTAATTTTAGACATCACAGCAGGCCGGCTTAACAATTTAGGCGCATCGCTAACTTTACCATTTTTGATTTGTGCGGGTGTGGTAACAATAGCTGGTTATTGGACAGTGCCGGTGTTACAAAGATTAAAAACCGGTCAAATTATCCGAGAAGACGGCCCCCAAGCGCATCTTAAAAAAGCAGGCACTCCGACAATGGGCGGGGTGTTTTTTGTGCCGGTGGGTGTGATTATTTCTTTGTTGTGGGTAGCATTTTTTCCCGCAAAAGATAGCGGTCAAATTGCAGTTTTTGCCGCTGCTATGCTTACCCTTGCCTACGGATTTATTGGTTGGTTAGATGACTGGCAAATTTTACGGCTTAAATCCA
It encodes:
- the hmpF gene encoding pilus motility taxis protein HmpF, producing the protein MLYLAEVKIQKGGVFGGSKAQLKLLACQRGEQSWTAVPGEEVIDADEAGKFENGMLVLVDLSANKQVQRQPQEAARQLVSILQNFSRLQDKFKTQEEEIEQWKQSLTYQSQELNRREMELQAQEEEIGQMQGEFERLEQTRQEIDSARDQANQLQAELEQKRQELENSWQQLNGERQRLNEQLQENSGRSLDEEQSRYIQELIEHLSGAIPPTTAVREQLNRGLEMLSLSQSVLDQHWQNLESFRGQAQQLQSEVDRHLSEFNDRERDCNSVRASLDQARMALKVQENTMRLKEDYAQALGLRLQTQEELHSTIYKFVDTSDKVSISPKVDVEALERMALDELQGLVQQLQQTLEKDIPFVNDQQDELRSSRETIDELQVKLGRVSDYERRSVEEELADEQDRYEMLNKTVEGQLRIIRERKEILAQHEGVLSRRLGRPMSSLSDSQLDFAPILNVVEAQRQQMAEELQGLEREIEQMRQSIQQAQGMIEHQAGDTSRQEAELRQLEEALVSRRTAAAQMWGKVGLYEEMLQPVQERLNEVRSSLEGAAGNLNHVQEMGDYQLQLIAQLRQFMQGLMGEVS
- the tilS gene encoding tRNA lysidine(34) synthetase TilS, translated to MSWTSLHAQIHRTLKTRQLLPRNSRILVAVSGGQDSLCLLQMLLDLQPKWNWDLAIAHCDHRWRIDSAANAEYVAELAKNLQVSFFLEVAQQIPKTEAAARSWRYQALGAICTKNNYNLIVTGHTCTDRAETLLYNLMRGSGAEGLQALSWKRSMPVLSDLENKIDLVRPLLEVSRVQTGQFCQENNIKVWEDSTNQDTNYTRNRIRLELLPLLETFNPQVEKHLCQTAELLRADVEYLEQQCGDFYEKAIVQKSDDVEFLSKIAINRRLLKTAHLAIQRRVIHRLLVEILPTAPNFEQVEKLTALITAPNRSRSDPFPGGSYAEVCGEWIEIRQI
- the ccsB gene encoding c-type cytochrome biogenesis protein CcsB, with product MDLVALQNGLDNISFAVLFITMLVYWGGAAFPQIPYLNALGTAGMAVANLCIAALLGARWIEAGYFPLSNLYESLFFLTWGITTVHLIAENMSRSRLVGVATAPVAMAITAFAALTLPSEMQGSAPLVPALKSNWLMMHVSVMMLSYSALMVGSLLAIAFLVVTRGQNIELHGSSVGTGGFRTPAYKLQKAGEDIAPQVAAFEGNNNTGNTAVLERLTVEPATAAVLSPQRLNLAETLDNISYRVIGLGFPLLTIGIIAGAVWANEAWGSYWSWDPKETWALITWLVFAAYLHARITKGWQGRKPALLAGAGFVVVWICYLGVNILGKGLHSYGWFF
- a CDS encoding PD-(D/E)XK nuclease family protein yields the protein MRLSQGQLNLLETCPRKFQHTYLDLLGSPASPEQQEKLAWGSRFHLLMQQRELGLPVDSFLQEDAELRHCLEALIPAAPEIFDNQEEGEIFRSAEHQRTLNFGEYLLVVRYDLLMADEKTAKIIDWKTYPVPQNKSRLEKDWQTRLYMYVLAETSDYAAKQISMTYWFVKANLDKPDTPGFVKFAYNQTKHKKTGEDLTVLLNNLTCWLKCYQEMRVDFPQINLGSKACDICQFGVRCERNIENLEEERPVGILFDLANIKEVKL
- a CDS encoding PAP/fibrillin family protein, with the protein product MLGKAELLGIIAGKNRGLLATPTDKTAILSAVAKLEDRNPTPRPLEAADLLNGDWRLLYTTSRGLLGIDQFPVFKLGQIYQSIRVNESKVYNIAEVYGVPFLEGIISVVAGFEQVNDRRVQVKFNRSIVGLQRLIGYQSPSNYIAEIEENKKFVALDFKLEPREQQGWLDITYLDADLRIGRGNEGSVFVLTKV
- a CDS encoding DUF3134 domain-containing protein encodes the protein MYNPSLREEPRYKMADVIPVRQESSLIVWLENTGRMIARDALDQDYLEEEAAEFSELMSAEEGTFDIEEDDDDDEIALGDIV